One segment of Methanothermobacter sp. DNA contains the following:
- a CDS encoding ATP-dependent DNA helicase, producing MTGSLCRKGEACTENQKRAVKKTDGPLVIVAGPGAGKTRVLVERTAYLVKRKGVSPENILVITFTEKAADELKSRLINCVGLDAELMQISTIHSFCSTILREHPEEHDLGAGFEILDEESQLMFLRSVFYRIGLNSFMKMGEVHEAIEFFNRCTENCVDPEELMEALKKHYPHKKRYHGMAACYSQYLNALREEKKIDFPGLEKEVYILLKSNEDVLESVRNKYRYIMIDEYQDTSPIQERIFRKIAGSKSSICVVGDEDQSIYGFRGATPENFIRFRDKYNAEVVFLEDNFRSRAGIVLTADRFMRRERHYRKTIKPVRDGGTDVVILRSRDVNAEARNIVALIKKLKATGKIPDYGYVALLFRSVRYHADKVLRELRREGIPYIVRGDGSFLKRYEIRSMLYFLAYVDPPNYDGKFSGRWGGWWNISMFRGEFLDLSRETLEALESLERDVKLSDFNSLQKLEDAGIRGEDAEKILGLNRIREELEKGSLTVLQTFYRILEVTGYLRRLLLDGSDKSRARIFNLAKLSSLIDKYETIKPGARIQDILWYLYLLPHHLHHDEAVLEDPASVKVMTVHQAKGLEFPVVFICSVINGRFPGRKRKRKELVPIPHELLLSSGEQEDEDRRLFYVAMTRAQDALIISTAPRINTRKVGISPYITELREKCGIYECECTSIEGCLEREWSEEPLRINFSALFTYDECPFRYMMIYHYGFVYPETFMQRYGIILHRCLEELHIAMKNSENINGAFIREIVERCWIPMGRDDELKKRRLERELLNYYHDSRDHIEEVVSVEEPFSIPDDDIIIEGRTDLIIRNSEGELELVDFKAREHGGIERMGLEYQLRTYEYALRERYNFERLSAYAIRDSMRMSFDSDPDFTVKERIEETVEKIRSECFEPRRNQFCSRCVFRNFCGV from the coding sequence ATGACAGGATCACTCTGCAGGAAAGGGGAGGCATGTACAGAGAACCAGAAGAGAGCCGTTAAGAAGACCGACGGACCACTTGTAATTGTGGCAGGACCAGGTGCCGGGAAAACAAGGGTTCTTGTTGAGAGGACAGCTTACCTTGTTAAAAGAAAGGGGGTTAGCCCGGAGAATATACTTGTTATAACCTTCACAGAAAAGGCGGCAGATGAGCTGAAGTCAAGACTCATAAACTGCGTTGGACTGGACGCCGAACTCATGCAGATATCAACCATACACTCATTCTGCAGCACCATACTCAGGGAGCACCCCGAGGAACATGACCTTGGAGCAGGATTCGAGATCCTGGACGAGGAGTCACAGCTCATGTTCCTAAGGTCAGTCTTCTACAGGATCGGGCTTAACAGTTTCATGAAGATGGGTGAGGTCCATGAGGCAATAGAATTCTTCAACAGATGCACCGAGAACTGTGTGGACCCTGAAGAACTCATGGAGGCCCTCAAAAAACATTACCCTCATAAGAAGAGATACCATGGCATGGCAGCCTGCTACAGCCAATACCTGAATGCCCTGAGGGAGGAAAAGAAGATAGACTTCCCTGGACTTGAAAAGGAGGTTTACATCCTCCTTAAATCAAACGAGGATGTCCTTGAATCTGTCAGAAATAAATACAGGTACATAATGATCGACGAGTACCAGGACACGAGCCCAATCCAGGAGAGGATATTCAGGAAAATAGCAGGGTCCAAATCAAGCATATGCGTCGTTGGGGATGAGGACCAGAGCATCTACGGATTCAGGGGCGCCACCCCCGAGAACTTCATAAGGTTCAGGGACAAATACAATGCAGAGGTGGTTTTCCTTGAGGACAACTTCAGGTCAAGGGCAGGGATAGTGCTCACAGCCGACAGGTTCATGAGGAGGGAGAGACACTACCGGAAAACCATAAAGCCTGTGAGGGATGGCGGAACAGACGTTGTGATACTCAGGAGCCGTGATGTTAACGCCGAGGCCAGGAACATAGTAGCCCTCATAAAGAAACTCAAAGCCACAGGCAAAATCCCTGACTACGGATACGTTGCACTTCTATTCAGGAGTGTGCGCTACCATGCAGACAAGGTACTCAGGGAACTCAGGAGGGAGGGGATCCCCTACATAGTCCGCGGTGACGGATCATTCCTCAAGAGATACGAGATAAGGAGCATGCTCTACTTCCTGGCCTACGTGGACCCCCCCAATTACGATGGTAAATTCAGTGGAAGGTGGGGTGGCTGGTGGAACATATCCATGTTCCGCGGTGAATTCCTGGATTTAAGTAGGGAAACACTGGAGGCCCTTGAATCCCTTGAGAGGGATGTGAAACTCTCGGATTTCAACTCCCTCCAGAAACTGGAGGATGCTGGTATCAGGGGTGAGGATGCAGAGAAGATACTCGGCCTCAACAGGATCAGGGAGGAACTTGAAAAGGGCTCACTTACGGTGCTCCAGACCTTCTACAGGATACTGGAGGTGACAGGTTACCTCAGAAGACTCCTCCTTGATGGTAGTGACAAGAGCAGAGCAAGGATATTCAACCTTGCAAAACTCAGTTCACTCATAGACAAGTATGAAACCATAAAACCAGGTGCCAGGATACAGGACATCCTCTGGTACCTCTACCTCCTCCCCCATCACCTCCACCATGACGAGGCCGTCCTGGAGGACCCGGCCTCAGTGAAGGTGATGACAGTCCACCAGGCAAAGGGTCTTGAGTTTCCTGTTGTGTTCATCTGTTCTGTAATAAATGGAAGGTTCCCGGGCAGAAAAAGGAAGAGGAAGGAACTGGTGCCCATCCCCCATGAACTGCTCCTATCATCTGGAGAACAGGAGGATGAGGACCGGCGGCTCTTCTACGTTGCAATGACAAGGGCCCAGGATGCACTTATCATCTCCACCGCACCCAGAATCAACACGAGGAAGGTGGGGATCTCACCATACATCACCGAGTTAAGGGAGAAGTGCGGTATATACGAGTGTGAGTGCACATCCATTGAGGGGTGCCTTGAGAGGGAGTGGTCAGAGGAGCCCCTACGGATCAACTTCTCGGCCCTCTTCACCTACGATGAGTGCCCCTTCAGGTACATGATGATCTACCATTACGGCTTCGTCTACCCGGAAACCTTCATGCAGCGCTACGGTATCATACTACACAGGTGCCTCGAAGAGTTACACATTGCAATGAAGAATTCAGAGAATATAAACGGGGCATTCATAAGGGAAATCGTTGAAAGGTGCTGGATACCCATGGGGAGAGACGATGAGTTGAAAAAGAGGCGCCTTGAAAGGGAACTCCTCAACTACTACCATGACAGCAGGGACCATATAGAGGAGGTTGTCTCGGTGGAGGAGCCATTCTCCATACCCGACGATGATATAATAATAGAGGGCAGGACCGACCTCATCATCAGGAACTCTGAGGGTGAACTGGAGCTTGTGGACTTCAAGGCCCGGGAACACGGGGGGATTGAGAGGATGGGACTCGAATACCAGCTCAGAACCTACGAGTATGCACTGAGGGAGAGATACAATTTTGAAAGGCTCTCTGCATACGCCATCAGGGACTCCATGAGGATGTCATTTGACTCCGACCCCGACTTCACTGTGAAGGAGAGGATAGAAGAGACAGTTGAGAAAATAAGGAGTGAGTGCTTCGAGCCCCGCAGGAATCAGTTCTGCTCAAGGTGTGTGTTCAGGAACTTCTGTGGGGTATAG
- a CDS encoding ZIP family metal transporter: MNPADPILNAFLATVFTWLMTLAGAALVFLPVRAERKLLDSSLGFAAGIMIAASFWSLLVPAIELSAINGYAEWLPPALGFLAGGLFLSGVDKIIPHLHPGCDPEDAEGLPTTWRRNRLLLLAVAIHNIPEGLAVGVAFGAAAATGALAAPITLALGIGIQNLPEGAAVSLPLRGEGLSRWRSFTYGQVSGLVEILGGLAGAILVYSFSGVMPYALGFAAGAMIFVVIEDIIPECQSGGNTDIATVSALLGFVLMMILDLALS; encoded by the coding sequence ATGAACCCCGCAGACCCCATCCTCAACGCATTCCTTGCAACCGTCTTCACCTGGCTCATGACACTTGCAGGGGCGGCCCTGGTCTTTCTCCCTGTGAGGGCTGAGAGGAAACTCCTTGACTCCTCACTTGGCTTTGCAGCGGGTATAATGATCGCTGCAAGTTTCTGGTCTCTCCTGGTTCCTGCAATTGAACTTTCAGCCATCAACGGATATGCAGAGTGGTTACCCCCGGCCCTCGGGTTCCTTGCAGGGGGACTCTTCCTTTCAGGTGTGGATAAGATCATACCCCACCTTCACCCTGGATGCGACCCTGAGGATGCAGAGGGGCTCCCCACGACCTGGAGGAGGAACAGGCTCCTTCTCCTTGCCGTTGCCATACACAACATCCCGGAGGGCCTTGCGGTTGGTGTTGCCTTCGGGGCCGCTGCAGCCACAGGTGCACTTGCAGCACCCATCACCCTGGCCCTGGGTATAGGCATACAGAATCTGCCTGAGGGGGCCGCGGTCTCCCTCCCACTGAGGGGTGAGGGCCTGTCCAGGTGGAGGAGTTTCACCTACGGCCAGGTATCGGGCCTGGTTGAAATCCTTGGTGGCCTTGCAGGCGCTATTCTGGTTTACTCATTCTCAGGGGTCATGCCCTACGCCCTGGGCTTTGCTGCTGGTGCCATGATATTTGTGGTGATAGAGGACATCATCCCCGAGTGCCAGAGCGGGGGTAACACGGACATTGCAACTGTATCCGCCCTTTTGGGCTTTGTTCTCATGATGATACTTGACCTGGCACTTTCCTGA
- the dps gene encoding DNA protection during starvation protein, with translation MARVTREMVENSGINVDELVELLVKNAAAELTTFYYYTILRANLIGLDGEGIKEIAESARIEDRNHFEALVPRIYELGGELPQDMKEFHDISGCPPAYLPEKTTDTMKILEVLVAAERCAVRQYTHICNITAGKDHRTYDLALSILHEEIQHESWFSEFLGEGPSGHFMRRGETSPFVRKFLE, from the coding sequence ATGGCCAGGGTTACCCGTGAAATGGTTGAAAATTCAGGTATAAATGTGGATGAACTTGTTGAACTCCTTGTGAAGAACGCGGCTGCGGAACTCACAACCTTCTACTACTACACGATACTCAGGGCCAACCTGATAGGCCTTGATGGTGAGGGGATAAAGGAGATAGCGGAATCTGCAAGGATAGAGGACCGGAACCACTTTGAGGCACTTGTCCCAAGGATATACGAGCTTGGAGGTGAACTCCCACAGGATATGAAGGAGTTCCATGATATCTCAGGATGCCCCCCCGCATACCTCCCTGAGAAGACCACTGACACCATGAAGATACTTGAGGTCCTTGTTGCCGCAGAGAGGTGCGCTGTGAGGCAGTACACCCACATATGCAATATAACTGCCGGTAAGGACCACAGGACCTATGACCTTGCACTCTCAATACTCCATGAGGAGATACAGCATGAGTCCTGGTTCTCAGAGTTCCTGGGTGAGGGCCCATCAGGGCACTTCATGAGGCGCGGTGAAACCTCACCCTTTGTGAGGAAATTCCTTGAATAA
- a CDS encoding cytochrome b5 domain-containing protein, with product MREFTPEDLRKFDGISGPAYVACDGRVYDVSESFLWRDGRHQVIHSAGRDLTHELEKAPHGRELLERFPVMGTLKVK from the coding sequence ATGAGGGAGTTCACACCCGAGGATCTCAGAAAATTTGATGGAATTTCAGGTCCCGCATACGTTGCATGCGACGGCAGGGTCTACGATGTATCAGAGAGCTTCCTATGGAGGGATGGGCGCCACCAGGTAATCCACAGTGCAGGAAGGGATCTCACCCATGAACTGGAGAAAGCCCCCCATGGCAGGGAACTCCTTGAAAGGTTCCCAGTGATGGGTACCCTTAAGGTGAAATGA
- a CDS encoding thiamine pyrophosphate-dependent enzyme gives MADFRCTVCNYIFHEEHEGEFDSLPLEWRCPVCNAPKDAFVRLGSRARETGRTVSDVFIAQLAAWGVRYIFGIPGTSTLGLVDAIRRNSDLRYIQVRHEASAAFMASAYGKLTGNPAVCMAVAGPGASNLITGLLDAALDRAPVIAVTGQVETYRIGTGASQEIDQHSLFESLTVYNMTLISPDETPEIVREALKHAIIERGVSHIDVPRDVQTMECTAGVRPLTGSIAPVSVTAPRRHLQNAASLIDSAERPIIIAGFGALEAAESVVELAERIGAGIVTTFRGKGVVDNHHPLYLGCHGSLGSAAAAEAVRKSDLLIVIGSSFSDLTQLPPGRILQIDIDPLMIARRHPVEMGLEGRSSLTVPELLSMTRERRRESYRAELRELRERWLALLESEIDSSSRPLRPQYIMAVLNDLLDEGAIISLDVGENGWWFGRNFQMKGTQRLLFSGYLGSMGFGLPAAIAAQLEFPDREVACITGDGGFSMVMAEFLTAVKYHLPVKVFILNNRSLGMIMQEQLVEGFPTWQTELQNCDFAGFAENCGGRGIRVTEPDKLEDAVSDALRTEGPVVVDIETDPRRFI, from the coding sequence ATGGCAGACTTCAGGTGCACGGTATGCAATTACATCTTCCATGAGGAACATGAGGGTGAATTCGACTCACTCCCACTTGAATGGCGCTGCCCGGTCTGCAACGCGCCCAAGGACGCGTTTGTGAGGCTGGGGTCCAGGGCCAGGGAAACAGGGAGAACGGTCTCGGATGTCTTTATAGCACAGCTTGCAGCCTGGGGTGTGAGGTACATCTTCGGGATCCCGGGAACCTCAACACTGGGACTTGTTGATGCCATAAGAAGGAACAGTGACCTGAGGTACATACAGGTACGCCATGAGGCATCGGCGGCATTCATGGCCTCAGCCTATGGCAAACTCACAGGAAACCCTGCGGTTTGCATGGCAGTCGCCGGCCCGGGGGCATCGAACCTCATAACCGGGCTTCTGGACGCGGCCCTTGACAGGGCACCGGTTATAGCTGTGACAGGACAGGTTGAGACCTACAGGATCGGGACAGGTGCAAGTCAGGAGATAGACCAGCACAGCCTCTTCGAGTCCCTGACAGTGTACAACATGACCCTCATAAGCCCCGATGAGACCCCGGAGATTGTAAGGGAGGCCCTGAAACACGCCATCATCGAGAGGGGTGTTTCACATATTGATGTCCCCAGGGACGTCCAGACAATGGAGTGCACTGCCGGTGTAAGACCACTCACCGGTTCGATCGCCCCGGTATCTGTGACCGCACCCAGACGCCATTTACAGAATGCTGCATCCTTAATTGATTCTGCAGAGCGCCCCATCATAATCGCTGGATTCGGGGCGCTTGAAGCGGCGGAGAGTGTTGTTGAACTTGCAGAGAGGATAGGGGCCGGGATTGTGACCACATTCAGGGGCAAGGGGGTTGTTGATAACCACCACCCCCTTTACCTTGGCTGTCACGGGAGCCTGGGGTCCGCTGCGGCGGCCGAGGCCGTAAGGAAATCGGATCTCCTCATTGTTATAGGGTCATCCTTTTCTGACCTCACCCAGCTACCCCCTGGGAGGATCCTGCAGATTGACATAGACCCCCTCATGATCGCAAGGCGCCACCCGGTTGAGATGGGACTTGAGGGTCGATCCTCACTCACAGTACCCGAGCTTCTCTCCATGACCCGCGAGAGGAGGAGGGAGTCCTACAGGGCAGAGCTCAGGGAACTCAGGGAGAGGTGGCTGGCCCTTCTTGAATCTGAAATAGACTCATCCTCAAGGCCCCTGAGGCCACAGTACATAATGGCTGTCCTCAATGACCTCCTTGATGAGGGGGCCATCATATCCCTTGATGTTGGTGAGAACGGCTGGTGGTTTGGAAGGAACTTCCAGATGAAGGGCACCCAGAGGCTCCTCTTCTCAGGGTACCTTGGCTCAATGGGATTCGGGCTTCCGGCTGCAATTGCGGCGCAGCTGGAGTTCCCTGACAGGGAGGTTGCATGTATAACAGGTGATGGAGGGTTTTCCATGGTCATGGCTGAATTTCTAACCGCTGTGAAGTACCATCTCCCTGTGAAGGTCTTCATACTCAACAACAGGAGCCTCGGGATGATAATGCAGGAGCAGCTGGTTGAGGGTTTCCCCACCTGGCAGACCGAACTCCAGAACTGTGACTTCGCAGGGTTCGCTGAGAACTGCGGTGGCCGGGGAATCCGGGTCACCGAACCAGACAAACTGGAGGATGCTGTTTCAGATGCCCTCAGAACAGAGGGACCTGTGGTAGTGGACATCGAAACCGACCCAAGGCGCTTCATCTGA
- a CDS encoding ABC transporter ATP-binding protein, with amino-acid sequence MNVLELHSIRKAYGDVRVLDDVNLEVREGETLGIIGPTGAGKSTLLRIINLLEKPDSGEIIFQGENVAEKREVDVRRRMGMVFQNTPVFRGTIRESILYGPHVRGMKPEVREVREVLELVDLEDASRKTTELSGGERQRLALAQVLINRPELVLLDEATSSLDPVSTRRMEEVIAELDVTVILTTHDLIQGQKLSDRIAILNRRILQVGEPWEVFRRPASRFVAEFVGAENILRGMARVTPDGVTIIECNGVSIYSSEEAEGMVSATVRPEDITISWGRVNSSALNQLRGTVKAIRDSGSLQELEVRCGGETLTVHLTARSLHEMGITTGSEVWLEFKASAVHVIR; translated from the coding sequence ATGAACGTGCTTGAACTCCACAGCATAAGGAAGGCCTATGGGGATGTGAGGGTCCTGGATGATGTGAACCTTGAGGTCAGGGAGGGTGAAACCCTCGGGATCATAGGGCCCACAGGGGCGGGGAAATCCACACTCCTACGTATAATAAACCTCCTGGAAAAGCCTGACAGTGGCGAGATAATCTTCCAGGGCGAAAACGTGGCTGAGAAGAGGGAGGTGGATGTCAGAAGGAGGATGGGCATGGTATTCCAGAACACCCCGGTATTTCGTGGTACCATAAGGGAGAGCATCCTCTACGGTCCCCATGTGAGGGGGATGAAACCGGAGGTCCGGGAGGTCCGGGAGGTCCTTGAACTGGTGGACCTTGAGGACGCCTCAAGGAAGACCACTGAACTATCGGGTGGTGAGAGGCAGCGCCTGGCACTTGCCCAGGTACTCATAAACCGGCCTGAACTTGTGCTCCTGGATGAGGCAACATCCAGCCTTGACCCTGTATCCACCAGGAGGATGGAGGAGGTCATAGCTGAACTTGACGTTACAGTGATACTCACAACCCATGACCTCATCCAGGGCCAGAAGCTCTCTGACAGGATCGCCATACTCAACAGGAGGATCCTCCAGGTGGGTGAACCCTGGGAGGTCTTCAGGAGGCCGGCGAGCCGGTTCGTTGCAGAGTTCGTGGGTGCAGAGAACATACTCAGGGGGATGGCCAGGGTAACCCCTGACGGTGTAACCATCATAGAATGTAACGGTGTGAGTATCTACTCGTCAGAGGAGGCCGAGGGCATGGTTTCAGCCACCGTGAGGCCCGAGGATATAACCATATCATGGGGGAGGGTGAATTCAAGTGCACTGAACCAGCTCCGCGGCACAGTTAAAGCGATACGTGATTCAGGCTCCCTCCAGGAACTGGAGGTCAGGTGTGGCGGTGAGACACTCACTGTACACCTGACAGCGAGGTCACTCCATGAGATGGGGATCACCACAGGCTCAGAGGTCTGGCTTGAATTCAAGGCATCTGCGGTCCATGTAATCAGATGA
- a CDS encoding ABC transporter permease, with translation MNEIVTGFLRAIELMASLDPELIDITARTLMVSVSSTVLASLIAVPAAAMIDLREFKGKRALLNIIQTLYSIPTVLVGLFVFLLISRSGPLGPLNLLFTPAGMILGQTILILPLVTGFSITALRSVKPELRDLARSLGATEFQVMVRVLEEARYAVMAAIILGFGRAISEVGAAIMLGGNIRGFTRVITTAISLETSRGNLELSIALGIILLIISLAVNTVLNHFQEK, from the coding sequence TTGAACGAGATAGTAACTGGATTCTTAAGGGCCATTGAACTCATGGCATCACTTGACCCTGAACTCATTGACATAACAGCAAGGACACTCATGGTTTCAGTCTCATCCACGGTCCTGGCATCTCTAATTGCGGTGCCGGCAGCGGCGATGATTGACCTGCGGGAGTTCAAGGGAAAGAGGGCCCTCCTTAACATCATACAGACCCTCTACAGCATCCCCACCGTACTTGTGGGCCTCTTTGTATTCCTGCTCATCTCACGCTCAGGACCCCTGGGTCCGCTCAACCTCCTCTTCACACCTGCCGGTATGATACTCGGCCAGACCATACTCATCCTCCCGCTGGTCACAGGTTTCAGCATCACAGCCCTCAGAAGTGTTAAACCGGAGCTCAGGGACCTTGCAAGATCCCTGGGCGCCACCGAGTTCCAGGTTATGGTGAGGGTCCTGGAGGAGGCAAGGTACGCTGTCATGGCAGCAATCATCCTGGGATTCGGGAGGGCAATCTCAGAGGTCGGAGCCGCCATAATGCTCGGTGGAAACATAAGGGGCTTCACAAGGGTCATAACAACCGCCATATCACTGGAAACCTCAAGGGGGAACCTTGAGCTCTCAATAGCCCTGGGGATAATACTCCTGATAATATCACTGGCCGTTAACACGGTACTGAACCACTTCCAGGAGAAATAA
- a CDS encoding extracellular solute-binding protein, protein MSVVKEVPGMEKRYVAMAALIAVIIGAAIYGISDNGNRQILRISTTTSLEDTGLLESVEAAFEKKYPDIDVQIVSGGTGIALERGKRGDADLVIVHDKKREDEFIREGYGTERHPFAYNYFYIVGPGSDPANISEAKSAEDAFRRILEAAASNPSVKFVSRGDNSGTNSREIKIWKNVTDYNATVNGSAWYIETGSGMGDTLRVADQKGAYTLTDSGTYLAYRGNITLVTYLTQDKALLNVYAAIPVNPEKVSGVNREAAEKFVDFLLSDECQKLIADYGKDKYGQPLFTALFGGDEPKS, encoded by the coding sequence ATGTCTGTTGTAAAGGAGGTTCCAGGCATGGAGAAAAGATACGTTGCTATGGCTGCTCTTATTGCAGTGATCATAGGGGCAGCCATTTATGGGATATCAGACAATGGAAACAGGCAGATACTCAGAATATCCACAACAACAAGCCTTGAGGATACAGGGCTCCTTGAGAGTGTGGAGGCGGCATTCGAGAAAAAATACCCTGACATCGATGTGCAGATAGTTTCAGGTGGTACGGGTATAGCCCTTGAAAGGGGAAAAAGGGGTGACGCCGACCTCGTCATAGTGCACGATAAAAAGAGAGAGGATGAGTTCATAAGGGAGGGTTACGGTACAGAAAGACACCCCTTCGCCTACAACTACTTCTATATCGTGGGACCAGGGAGCGACCCCGCTAATATCAGTGAAGCTAAATCTGCAGAGGACGCATTCAGGAGGATCCTTGAGGCAGCAGCCAGCAACCCCTCTGTGAAATTCGTATCAAGGGGGGACAACTCCGGCACCAATTCAAGGGAAATAAAGATCTGGAAAAACGTAACAGACTACAACGCAACAGTCAATGGCTCAGCATGGTACATTGAAACCGGGAGCGGAATGGGCGACACACTCAGGGTTGCAGACCAGAAGGGCGCCTACACACTCACAGATTCAGGCACATACCTTGCCTACAGAGGGAACATCACACTTGTGACATACCTCACACAGGATAAGGCGCTACTGAATGTCTATGCAGCAATACCCGTGAACCCAGAGAAGGTGAGTGGTGTGAACAGGGAGGCTGCAGAGAAATTTGTTGACTTCCTCCTGAGCGATGAGTGCCAGAAACTCATAGCAGATTACGGAAAGGATAAATACGGTCAGCCACTCTTCACAGCCCTATTTGGAGGGGATGAACCAAAAAGCTAA
- a CDS encoding ATP cone domain-containing protein, whose translation MNVIKRRGSREAYDPSKIRASLEKAAIDAGYSPEEKREIIEKVYQTVTEKIKGEEEIKTDTIRMCLLTELDKCEPYIARSWRRFEKKYKG comes from the coding sequence ATGAATGTGATAAAGAGGAGGGGCTCAAGGGAGGCCTATGACCCATCAAAGATACGGGCCTCACTTGAGAAGGCTGCCATTGATGCAGGTTACAGTCCTGAGGAGAAGAGGGAGATCATTGAGAAGGTCTACCAGACAGTTACAGAGAAGATAAAGGGTGAGGAGGAGATCAAAACTGATACCATAAGGATGTGCCTTTTAACCGAGCTTGATAAATGTGAACCCTACATTGCAAGGTCCTGGAGGAGATTTGAGAAGAAGTATAAGGGTTAG